One genomic region from Leishmania panamensis strain MHOM/PA/94/PSC-1 chromosome 10 sequence encodes:
- a CDS encoding hypothetical protein (TriTrypDB/GeneDB-style sysID: LpmP.10.0860): MDHSSADRRIDFQPSSPSSQANVSDSVSVSTPLSPHTGSLRARRFPSQRMVCPDGNHHHRSHSGAPGSTGGGIVALARLENQELFGSYPAFPTLQHRHHSDPIVSVLARPSLDSIADLLSSTSPTSQALAMGPSFCTGRDSLTVQDYCTLQNQHSLSKGVAIVYSPASSPSDLYSRGADHVSLRGISATEEDANEDRVQVRVEGYYENNGVGVLIPNDLPRSTLLYVLTASDGRDLMFKLIQYSLQLAICLLKTSSLFSPEVQVLMGQIAERLYRNYNTIRHGRSLFKMGRGLLNLFTLQAVCERMWMKYESSIARATCAVMLPVVSRLERGLILMGASSLWGQCLSGRLLRWAQAAQATQGQSRGEVPEDSMVADCRIQQRMREQPSKSPAKDTLLADKMCTHASEVEKAAQAAGGSFTELKSCSGSTSLTPQKATDYAGDAVSSGGAEMLQPVFPCTAGVGTRTNIFRERPEQQSPATGVSELPLPPSVSFRSLSAEAGAADDWGGRTPKTATAAPTPIAGSKCDSTGPRALPRVASDPAVNSAFTTSSGEEDIVEPHDTDNLTLIREPVHRQHQRHGLTPSATADAATNALSPATEDWVDKAGRKTLLRPLKRPSNNGTPAHTANSSVTSGDVGDHLHGGAENSITHKSTPLMPAPRSPSYESMSSQLMTELVSGDCLTPGDGPLSVPNNWRMACAPTVPPSHSDEPVASPVLPYSSVDLLSPLKPAGLSCTAASPSEVTTKPDGTTNSTSRVESADMQPPPPPPLSSAAGGSTSTQAVLASSVDGTQQESQRECSTATAIHDTERNGHHSSSLRNHWAAFMLASTPPATAVLCTSVLPMTTSTRASSISNDVPPLPVEKYCRESDLSILSTSTVTGFHEYKDNHIGALSTWLRELQPASTALPARWRKGVLQFNSALMALLGFRNLAAACRRFLRDATLISTEHFTTFTFIEAHRRVITLIINRCWLVVSIIDLLLNTVRLLQPGWVKYTTARQNIHCRCGCSGDDDPEDRVWRMHGFIARRKTNLFFPPLDLDYGAPFVSSLAYVEAADPARMMPACSRCGFLYREIFSESDQGEEAEEADASGGMPVSPSHTLAVTSKAEANTSFVQHTAAAPTTAASLSEDGHTEETRRSPTRVALGSPGLIEREKPRWVQLYNDEVMRVESQQQQQRLRSPGARWEAQNPSDEAHQNSPVEQLVNRRNSHAVKTSVGDGQPADEMHQRRKSGAAHKRAAESSAGILLVPWVMRKFFDYVWLLRVHPNLTSTVLLEARCIAELYLAYKYCFGKFESFRSDAPLSAILYPYGALAGMVSASVGLLRVIESAPAS, encoded by the coding sequence ATGGACCACAGTAGTGCAGATCGGAGGATCGACTTCCAaccctcgtcgccgtcgtcccAGGCGAACGTGTCCGACTCAGTGTCGGTGAGCACTCCACTCAGCCCACACACCGGCAGTCTCCGTGCACGTCGTTTTCCATCACAGCGCATGGTGTGTCCTGACGGaaatcaccaccaccgcagccacagcggcgctcctggcagcaccggcggcggcatcgtgGCACTTGCGCGGCTGGAAAATCAGGAGCTCTTTGGGTCCTATCCTGCGTTCCCGaccctgcagcaccgccaccacagcgaccCAATTGTATCCGTCCTGGCCCGGCCAAGCTTGGACTCGATAGCTGACCTTTTATCAAgcacctcccccacctcgCAGGCGCTGGCCATGGGCCCTTCCTTCTGCACCGGTAGAGACAGCCTCACGGTGCAAGACTACTGCACCCTTCAGAACCAGCACTCACTGTCGAAGGGCGTGGCCATCGTCTACTCGCCGGCCTCCTCGCCCAGCGACCTGTACTCGCGCGGGGCGGACCACGTCAGCCTCCGCGGCATCTCCGCTACGGAGGAGGATGCGAACGAGGATCgcgtgcaggtgcgtgtCGAGGGCTACTACGAGAACAACGGCGTCGGTGTGCTGATCCCCAACGACCTGCCGCGAAGCACGTTGCTCTACGTCCTTACCGCCTCCGACGGTCGTGATTTGATGTTCAAACTCATCCAGTACAGCCTGCAGCTCGCCATCTGCCTCCTGAAGACGTCGTCTCTATTCTCGCCCGAGGTGCAAGTGCTCATGGGCCAGATAGCGGAGCGGCTTTACCGCAACTATAACACGATCCGCCACGGTCGCAGCCTGTTCAAGATGGGTCGCGGCCTGCTCAACCTCTTCACACTGCAGGCTGTATGTGAGCGAATGTGGATGAAGTACGAGAGCAGCATCGCACGCGCCACGTGTGCCGTCATGTTGCCCGTCGTGTCGCGCCTGGAGCGAGGGTTGATTCTAATGGGGGCCTCGTCATTGTGGGGACAGTGTCTCTCGGGtcgactgctgcgctgggCGCAAGCTGCCCAGGCTACACAGGGGCAGAGCCGCGGCGAGGTGCCCGAGGACTCAATGGTGGCGGACTGCCGCATTCAGCAACGTATGCGTGAGCAGCCATCCAAGTCGCCGGCAAAGGACACGCTGCTGGCAGACAAGAtgtgcacacacgcctctgaggtggagaaggccgCGCAGGCTGCCGGCGGGAGTTTCACTGAGCTGAAGtcctgcagtggcagcaccagcttGACGCCGCAGAAAGCAACTGACTATGCGGGCGACGCCGTTagtagcggcggtgcggaGATGTTGCAGCCCGTGTTCCCATGCACAGCGGGGGTGGGTACTCGGACAAACATCTTCAGGGAACGCCCTGAGCAGCAGTCCCCCGCCACGGGCGTGAgtgagctgccgctgcctccgagCGTGTCGTTCCGCAGCCTGTCGGCAGAGGCTGGTGCGGCGGACGACTGGGGCGGACGGACACCCAAAACCGCCACGGCAGCTCCAACGCCGATCGCGGGAAGTAAATGTGACTCCACTGGCCCTCGGGCGCTACCACGTGTGGCCTCCGACCCCGCTGTCAACTCCGCCTTCACGACGTCCtcaggcgaggaggacatcGTCGAGCCGCACGACACGGATAATCTGACTCTCATTCGCGAGCCCGTCcaccggcagcaccagcggcacggcCTGACGCcgtccgccaccgccgacgcggcAACCAACGCACTCAGCCCCGCGACGGAAGACTGGGTCGACAAAGCAGGTCGCAAAACGTTACTACGCCCGCTGAAGCGGCCCTCGAACAACGGCACCCCCGCCCATACCGCTaacagcagcgtcacgaGCGGCGACGTGGGCGATCACCTCCATGGGGGTGCAGAGAACAGTATCACTCATAAAAGCACGCCATTGAtgcctgcgccgcgctcGCCGTCGTACGAATCTATGTCAAGTCAGCTGATGACGGAGCTGGTGAGTGGTGATTGTTTGACACCTGGGGACGGCCCACTGTCGGTGCCGAACAACTGGCGCATGGCCTGTGCACCAACCGTGCCGCCGAGTCACTCTGACGAGCCTGTCGCATCCCCGGTACTGCCTTACTCCTCTGTTGAtttgctgtcgccgctgaaGCCAGCCGGGCTGTCCTGTACAGCTGCATCTCCGTCCGAAGTGACAACGAAGCCGGATGGCACCACGAACTCTACCTCCAGAGTCGAGAGCGCCGAcatgcagccgccgccaccaccaccgttgtCATCTGCAGCTGGCGGGTCCACGAGCACGCAGGCTGTCCTGGCGTCGTCGGTCGATGGCACGCAGCAGGAAAGCCAGCGGgagtgcagcaccgcgacgGCGATTCACGATACTGAGCGGAATGGTCATCACTCATCATCCTTGCGCAATCACTGGGCAGCCTTCATGCTTGCCTCCACGCCACCAGCGACTGCCGTGCTGTGTACCTCAGTATTGCCCATGACGACGTCCACTAgagcctcctccatctccaaCGACGTcccaccgctgccagtgGAAAAGTACTGCAGGGAGAGTGACCTTAGCATTCTCTCCACCAGCACGGTGACCGGCTTCCACGAGTACAAGGACAACCATATCGGCGCGCTCTCGACGTGGCTGAGGGAGTTGCAGCCGGCGTCTACAGCGTTGccagcgcggtggcgcaaGGGTGTGTTGCAGTTTAATTCGGCGCTCATGGCGCTTCTCGGCTTCCGCAATTTGGCTGCAGCGTGTCGGCGATTCCTGCGCGACGCCACCCTTATCTCCACAGAACACTTCACCACCTTCACGTTCATCGAGGCGCACCGCCGAGTCATCACCCTCATCATCAACCGCTGCTGGCTCGTGGTGTCTATCATCGACCTGCTGCTCAATACGgtgcgactgctgcagccgGGCTGGGTCAAGTATACGACAGCACGGCAGAACATACACTGCCGgtgtggctgcagcggcgacgacgacccGGAAGACAGGGTCTGGCGCATGCATGGCTTCATTGCACGGCGCAAGACGaacctctttttccctccgCTGGACCTCGACTACGGTGCGCCGTTTGTATCGAGCCTCGCCtatgtggaggcggcggatCCGGCAAGGATGATGCCGGCCTGCAGTCGTTGTGGATTTCTCTACCGCGAAATCTTCTCCGAGTCGGATcaaggagaggaggcagaggaggccgACGCAAGTGGCGGTATGCCGGTGTCACCGTCACACACGCTCGCCGTGACGTCGAAGGCAGAAGCCAATACATCGTTCGTCCAGcacacagcggcggcgccgaccACTGCTGCATCGCTCAGCGAGGATGGTCACACAGAGGAAACCCGCCGTTCCCCGACAAGGGTGGCTCTCGGTTCACCAGGTCTGATAGAGCGCGAGAAGCCGCGTTGGGTTCAGCTGTACAACGATGAGGTCATGAGGGTTgagtcacagcagcagcagcaacgccttCGTAGCCCTGGCGCGCGGTGGGAAGCGCAAAACCCCAGCGATGAGGCGCACCAAAACTCGCCTGTGGAGCAGCTGGTGAATCGCCGCAACAGTCATGCGGTGAAGACCTCCGTCGGCGACGGACAGCCAGCAGACGAGATGCATCAGCGGCGCAAGAGCGGTGCGGCTCACAAGCGAGCAGCTGAGTCCTCGGCTGGCATACTCTTGGTTCCGTGGGTCATGCGAAAGTTCTTCGACTATGTGTGGCTTCTGCGCGTGCACCCGAACCTGACATCGACAGTTCTGCTGGAGGCTCGTTGCATCGCCGAGCTGTACCTCGCCTACAAGTACTGCTTTGGCAAATTTGAATCCTTTAGGTCTGATGCCCCGCTGAGCGCTATCCTCTACCCGTACGGTGCCTTGGCAGGCATGGTGAGTGCCTCCgtggggctgctgcgcgtcaTTGAAAGCGCGCCGGCCTCGTAA
- a CDS encoding hypothetical protein (TriTrypDB/GeneDB-style sysID: LpmP.10.0870), with product MLFLKGASVKDGGESTVRRLWGFTKSYVKHVGHAYLEFFGPLLLLVAVNMAVETHDNERFGLGWLYCTSLKDDRVREEKFPSYEPCSAAQRRRSEAANAVEYAAATV from the coding sequence ATGCTGTTCCTCAAAGGGGCCTCTGTCAAGGATGGTGGGGAGAGCACCGTCCGTCGCTTGTGGGGCTTCACGAAGTCGTATGTGAAACATGTCGGCCACGCCTACCTCGAGTTCTTCGgacccctgctgctgcttgtcgcGGTAAACATGGCGGTAGAGACGCACGACAATGAGCGCTTCGGTCTCGGCTGGCTGTACTGCACCAGTCTAAAGGATGACCGCGTGCGCGAGGAGAAGTTCCCCTCTTACGAGCCGTGCAGCGCggctcagcgccgccgcagcgaggcCGCTAACGCTGTCGAGTACGCGGCAGCAACCGTCTAA
- a CDS encoding guanine nucleotide exchange factor subunit GCD7 (TriTrypDB/GeneDB-style sysID: LpmP.10.0880), with translation MLGNVPEEPEKLVRQVSDLAEAFITNLKRGKLAAARSDEESLSTAAAVEMADMMSTIVRLFQDAEKDPHSITIQLLKAGYPAAEVASMQVSRLLILVARTGDTLLRAQFATLFLMNVTRRVLSIVRESAANSKATDAELEDEAKSILNDLASDNEEVVVESPADTRSSSSNRSGRDDSAELSNPSLHGKGMKPALRKDLLASQPLPRIGFSVRFTGASIGTEEASGSHVRQLQQHSASVASDFGGPLLQRTSSIVAREIPGRQLLKRAPSRREQVLVEGGGEIEFPVRMENFYQDALDAIDEFKREIEGMTGELCRRSPRQLHSSDTIITLGCSHTIRRYLLEAAHAGHHFKVFILEGAPLPAEGTQEFAEALCSRGIAAQLLPDSSAYVVMSMCTKVLVGAENVLANGGMLTAIGTHVLCVAARHFAVPVLVATTTLKMSPYYPSDQLCTRLVRIARSGAQEMPWSTYGSPEDVWPSPFGVAVSDSGRGLTIHAPVTEYVPPELITLFVTNDSELLPSQIHRIVRANYSDAD, from the coding sequence ATGCTCGGTAATGTTCCTGAAGAGCCCGAGAAGCTGGTGCGCCAGGTCAGCGACCTCGCAGAGGCCTTTATCACTAACCTGAAGCGCGGAAAactcgccgccgcgcgcagTGACGAGGAGAGTCTCTCCACAGCGGCCGCTGTGGAGATGGCGGACATGATGTCGACCATCGTACGTCTATTCCAGGATGCCGAGAAGGACCCGCACAGTATAACGATACAGCTGCTCAAGGCTGGCTACCCGGCAGCCGAGGTGGCGAGCATGCAGGTCAGCCGCCTTCTCATTCTCGTTGCCCGCACCGGTGACACGCTGTTGCGCGCACAGTTTGCCACGCTCTTTCTCATGAACGTCACACGGCGCGTGCTTTCTATTGTACGGGAGTCTGCCGCCAACAGCAAGGCCACGGACGCGGAGCTCGAAGACGAGGCCAAGTCGATACTGAACGATCTCGCCTCGGATAACGAGGAAGTGGTCGTTGAATCCCCTGCGGACACCAGGTCGAGCTCCAGCAACAGGAGCGGTAGGGACGACTCCGCAGAGCTGAGCAACCCATCCCTGCATGGCAAGGGCATGAAGCCGGCGCTCAGGAAGGATCTTCTCGCCTCTCAACCCCTCCCTCGCATTGGCTTCTCCGTGCGCTTCACTGGCGCTTCCATTGGCACTGAAGAGGCGAGCGGTAGCCAtgtgcgccagctgcagcagcacagcgcgtCTGTGGCCAGTGACTTTGGCgggccactgctgcagcgcaccagcTCGATAGTGGCGAGGGAGATACCGGGCCGGCAACTGCTGAAACGCGCGCCGAGCCGCCGTGAGCAAGTGCTGGTggaaggcggtggtgagATCGAGTTCCCGGTGCGCATGGAGAACTTCTATCAGGATGCCTTGGACGCCATCGATGAGTTCAAGCGGGAGATAGAAGGGATGACAGGGGAGTTGTGCCGCCGTTCCCCACGGCAGCTACACTCGTCGGATACGATCATCACGCTAGGGTGCAGCCACACCATTCGCCGCTACTTGCTGGAGGCCGCTCACGCAGGGCACCACTTCAAAGTCTTTATTCTTGAgggagcaccgctgccggcggaggGGACACAAGAATTtgcggaggcgctgtgcagccgtggcatcgctgcacagctgctgccggaCAGCTCCGCCTATGTGGTCATGAGCATGTGCACCAAGGTCTTGGTGGGTGCTGAGAACGTCTTGGCCAACGGTGGCATGCTGACAGCGATTGGCACCCACGTcctctgcgtcgctgctcgcCATTTTGCCGTCCCCGTGTTggtggccaccaccacactgAAGATGTCGCCGTACTACCCAAGCGACCAGCTGTGTACACGACTGGTGCGCATTGCACGGTCCGGTGCACAAGAGATGCCATGGTCGACCTACGGCTCCCCCGAGGACGTGTGGCCCTCGCCGTTTGGCGTCGCCGTCTCGGACAGCGGCCGCGGCTTGACCATCCATGCCCCCGTCACGGAGTACGTGCCGCCGGAGCTCATTACGCTCTTCGTCACCAACGACAGCGAGCTGCTGCCTTCGCAGATTCACCGCATTGTGCGGGCAAACTACAGCGATGCAGATTGA